TCCTGCCCCACGCTGTCATGTCAAAATCTTCTGAATCTGGCTCGATCGATCACATCCTTACCGAAGATCGATTGTTTGCCCCGCCGGCGGAGTTCACCGACAAGGCTGTCATTTCGACCAACGAACAATACGAGAAGCTTTACGCCGAAGCCCGTGACAACCCAGACAAATTCTGGGGCGAACAAGGCAAAGAACACCTGCATTGGTTCGAACCCTTTGACCAGGTTTGCAAATGGGAAGCTCCCAATGCGGAGTGGTTTGTCGGCGGCAAAACCAACGCCTGCTACAACTGTGTCGACGCCCATGTTGAAGCCGGTCGCGGTGACAAGCTAGCGATCATCTGGGAAGGCGAACCCGGCGACACACGCACGCTTACCTATCGACAACTGCAAACGGAAGTTGCCAAGTGCGCCGAAGGCTTGGTCGAACTGGGCGTTACCACCGGTGACGTGGTCAGCATCTACATGCCGATGACACCGGAACTCGCCATCGCGATGCTTGCCTGTGCTCGCATCGGAGCGATTCACTCCGTCGTCTTCGCCGGCTTCAGTGCCGAATCGATCGCCGACCGAAACAACGACGCCTCAGCCAAGTTGATGATCACGTCGGATGGTCTCTACCGACGCGGGAAAGTCCTGCCACTCAAACGCACCGTCGATGAAGCATTAGCAAAGTCACCGACCGTGAAAACATGCTTGGTGCTGCGTCGCACCGGTGGCGACGACACGCCAATGCAAGACGGACGCGACGTGTGGTGGCACGACGCAATCGACAAACAACCCGGCACTCTACCCGCCACACCGCTGGATAGCGAAACACCGCTTTTCATCCTGTACACATCCGGCAGCACCGGCAAGCCAAAAGGGATCTTGCACACCACCGCCGGATACAACTTGTGGGCCAAACGCACATTCCAGTGGGTGTTCGATCATCGAGAAGACGACATCTATTGGTGCACCGCCGATTGCGGCTGGATCACCGGGCACAGCTACATTGTCTATGGACCACTCGCAGCGGGCGCGACGTGCTTGATGTACGAAGGAGCCCCCAACTTCCCAGCCGAAGATCGATTCTGGGACTTGGTCGAAAAGTACAAAGTCACCATTCTTTACACCGCCCCCACGGCCGTTCGTGCGTTCATCAAATGGGGCGACGAACATGTCGACAAGCACGACCTTTCCAGCCTGCGACTACTGGGCAGCGTTGGCGAAGGCATCAACCCCGAGGCCTGGATGTGGTACCACGAAAAGATTGGCGGCGGCAAATGCCCGATTGTTGATACTTGGTGGCAAACTGAAACCGGCGGCATCATGATGAGCCCGCTGCCCGGCATCACCCCAACCAAACCAGGCTCCTGCACCAAGCCACTTCCAGGAGTCGTGCCGGCGATCGTGGATGAGATCGGCAACTTGGTCGACAGCCAAAGCGGTGGCAAATTATGCATCGCTCAACCATGGCCAGGAATGCTTCGCGGCATCTACGGCGATGACAAGCGATTCGTCGAACAGTACTGGGCTGACGTTCCCGGAAAATACCTCACCGGCGATAACGCACGCCGCGACCAAGATGGTTACTACTGGATCATGGGTCGTATCGACGACGTCATCAACGTGTCCGGCCACCGACTCAGCACCATCGAAGTGGAAAGTGCACTGGTTTCCCATCCGAACGTCTGCGAAGCCGCAGTGGTCGGCCGCCCTGATGATCTGAAGGGACAAGCCATCGCGGCATTCGTGACCACGACAGGTCGTGAATGCAATGATGAATTCTTGAAAGAATTGAAGATGCACGTCCGCAAACAAATCGGGGCGTTGGCACAACCGGACGATATCCGGTTCACCTCATCGTTACCCAAAACACGCAGCGGCAAGATCATGCGTCGTCTCCTGCGAGACGTCGCCGCTGGTCGCGAACTGGCCGGTGATACATCCACGCTTGAAGACCTCGCTTCTTTGGCCAAGTTACAACAAAAAGACTAGCCCCAAGGGGACGAAGCCCTCATTCCACGCCATGGCATCCAGCCAACATTCCGAAACGTCGGCAACCGCGTCAACACATCTCGAACGCTCGACGAGTCGGCGCTTTTGGGTGTGCATGGCGTTGGGCTTCTTGCTAGTCATGCTCGCACCCATGATCTGGGTCTTTGGCCAGGTCAATGAATCCTCAAAGCAGCTATGCCAGCGCGCCTTGCAGACCGTGCTGGAAGGGAACGTGGCTCGACTTCGGCTCAACGTGCTGACGTTGAAACAAGAAGCTGCCCAACTGGCAAAAAACCCAACGGTGCTGCGGTTGGTCCGCGAGGGAACCGCTCAACCCAAACCAGCAACAACCGACTCAGCTGACGGCGTTCCTGATGGAGTTCCCGACGACATCCAGAAACTGCGAGAACTGTTCCCCAATCTTCCCGAAGCAAACGGTTGGGTAGTCACCAATCCAGACGGCATCATCATCGCGGCGGACAGCGACAGTCGCCTCGGTGAGCGCTGCCCATGGACACCCCTGAACCGCAGCACACTTCAAAGCGGCAAACAAGCGGTCGTATTGCCGGACTATGCTTCCGACTCGTCCAGCCTAGGTTGCCTGTTTACATTGGCGCCAATCTTGTCAGCCAAAGAACGTCACTTTGAAATGATCGGATCTGTAGGCTGGGTCGTCGATCCACGCGACTACCTCAGCGACCTGCTTGGCACCAATCGCACCGACGCCACTTGCCTTTTCGATCGCTACGGTCGTTTGCTAACGCGCAGCCGCTTCGAAGATCAATTGAGTAACCTGCGTGTCGACCAGCCGACCGAGGCTCAACGCCCTTGGTACCCAACTCTCCTTCGCCAGCCCGGCTTCGTTTCGCGTGAATCAGGCACCAAACTCAATACGGAAACTCTCGCCGATCGCCCGCTGACCAAGATGGCCGATCGAGCAATCCGGGGCTCCGCCGGCAGCAACACCCAGGGCTACCGAGACTACCGTGGCGTGACCGTGGTCGGCGCCTGGCGATGGATGCCCGATCTCAGGATCGGGATCGCGACGGAGATCGACTCCAGTGAAGCATTTCGCTCCATCAACTTGATGAAGTGGTTGATCGCCGGAACGTTCGGCGCTCTCACATTCGCCGGTATCGGGCTGGCCACGCTAGCGGTCTTGTCCGAACGCTTGCGTCAACGCCTGAACGATCGCGACGAAGACGTGCGTCATCTCGGCCAGTACGAACTGACTGAGCTATTAGGCGCCGGCGGCATGGGTGCCGTGTATCGCGGCAAGCACCAATTTCTACGTCGTGACGTGGCCATCAAAGTGCTCGAAGGTGAACAGCTTTCAAGACAATCCATCGCTCGCTTCCGACGCGAAGTGCAACTCACCTCAAACCTGCGTCACCCCAACACGATCGCGATTTACGATTACGGCCAAGCTGAAAACCTATCGGGGGCAAAGTCGTCTTCCAACTCCGACTCGAAACCGGGATCCGATACCGCATCATCGAACAACAAGAAACCACCCCAGTTTGAACAAGGTGTGTTTTACTATGTGATGGAATACATCGATGGAATTTCGCTGCAACAGCTGATCGATTTCTATGGGCCTCAGTCACCCGAACGCACGATCCATTTGCTCCGCCAAATTTGTGGCTCAATCGCCGAAGCCCACGAGGCCGGCCTGATTCACCGAGACATTAAGCCGGCCAACATTCTGTTGTCCGCAAAATCAAACACCTACGATCACATCAAAGTGCTCGACTTTGGCCTAGTCAAAGAACTCAACAAAGCGGACGACACACTCGCGATGACGATGACGCGTTCCGATTCCATGACTGGAACGCCGCTCTACATGGCACCTGAAACGATTCGTGATGCTACCCAGGCCGGTCCCGCTGGCGACCTTTATTCAATCGGAGCGGTGGGCTATTCGTTGCTAACGGGCAAGTCGACTTACGAGGGTGAATCGGCGATCGACTTATGCTTAAAACAACTAGAGCGGCCGCCCGTGTCACCGGAAATTCGCCTGGGACGTTCGCTGCCTCAAGGCTTGCAGGAGATCATCATGAAGTGCCTATCGTTACGCCCTGAAGATCGCCCAGCGTCGATCGGCCAATTACTGAAGAGCCTCGAGTCGCTTCCCGAAGCATCGGAGTGGAACCAGACGGACTCAATCGATTGGTGGGAAAACGTGTTCGAGGCCAATCGCCAAAAGACTCCAGTGGAAACCAAGGCGGGAACGGTTGCCGATCGACCGCTTGAGGGCATCTCGTGACCTGGATGGTTCTGTCGCTCGCATCCGCGTCACTACTGGGTGTCTATGACGTCGCCAAAAAAGTTTCCGTACGCGAGAACGCAGTCCCGATTGTCTTGTTGATGAGCGTCAGTGTTGGGGCCACGATTTGGTCCGCGATGCTGATCTATCAATCACTCGCGGGCAACCAATCCCTCCCCGCATGGCTTGCTGTTGATCCAATCACCTGGGCTGGTCATGGCCTATTGGCAATGAAGGCGGTGCTAGTCGGAACATCGTGGACGCTGGCATTCCATGCACTCAAAGCACTGCCACTTTCCATTGCCGCACCCATCCGATCGACCAGCCCGCTGTGGACGCTTTTATTGGCGGTCAGCTATCTAGGTGAACGCCCTACTGGGCAACAATGGGCTGGCATCGCCGTCGTGCTGATTTCCTTTTGGGCGATGTCGGTCGTGGGACGAAAGGAAGGCATCCGGTTTTCAACGAACCGCGCCGTGTTCGTGATGATCGGAGCCACCGTACTGGGCGCGGTCAGTTCCATCTACGACAAAGTCCTCTTACAAGAATACGAATTTTCACCCGCCACCGTGCAAGCTTGGTTCAGCGTTTACCTGTTACCCGTCATGATCCCGATGGCTTGGAAGTGGTGGCGGGATCGCCAACGACCGGATACCGATCAAGCGGCCCACGCGTTCGAGTTTCGCGTTTCAATTTTGTGGATCAGCCCACTTTTATTGGCCGCCGACATGGCCTATTTCACCGCATTGGCCGATCCCGATGCACTGGTCTCGATTGTGTCGGCACTGCGCCGAACCAGCGTGCTGGTGGCGCTGGTCGCCGGAAGCCGTATGATCGGGGAACAAAACCTGAAACGGAAAGCGGTTTGCGTGTCAGGGATCTTGTTCGGAGTGTTTTTGTTACTGCTATAGTGTTTGATTATGCAACATGTTGAAGTCAAAGTTCACGAGTCCGTCGCGACTCTACTCATCGATCGCCCGGAAAAGCACGGGGCGTTGAGCCCTGGATTGCTGACGGATCTCCGGCAGGCAATCAGCGATGTCCACCAAGAAAAGCGTGTCCGCGCGGTGGTCCTGACCGCCCATGGCAAAAGTTTCTGTAGCGGCGTGGACATGTCCGTTTTAAAAGCGATCGGTGACCTGCCCGATAGCGAGCGATTGCAGCAATGGTTGACGTATTGGCGAGAGCTCGCTGAAACCTGCGAAGACATGCTACGGTTCCCCAAGCCGATTGTGGCGGCGGTGGATGGACATGCGATTGGTGCCGGCTTCGCAATCGCGCTGGCCTGCGACATGATCGTTGCGTCTGACCGCGCCGTGTTCTCAGCCCAAGCGGTGCGGCATGGTCTGGTCGGCGGGATCACCGCGGCGTTATTGGCTTTTCGAACGCAAGCGTCCTTGGCGGCCCGAATGAGCCTAACCGGTACGGAGATGCTAGCGGACGAAGCGGAATCGGTTGGCCTGCTCTGCCGACCACCTGTCGCCAGTGAACAGGTCTGGATCGCCGCCACCGAAGTCGCCAAGCAAGCCTCAGTGGGATCGCCACAGGCCATTCAAGCCACCAAGCGATTAATCAACGAAACAATCGGCGAAACCCTGATGACTCAAATTTCTGCGGCCGCCGCAGACAGCGCCACCGCATGCACGACCGAATCGGCCACCAAAGGCATCGACGCGTTCGCTAGTAAGAATACGCCTAGCTGGTAAATTAGATCCACCGGCGGAACGAACCGAATCGCTTGCAACACGAGACGCACCCGTTCGCACCCCGTTCGCAACGTCTGGATCGATGCACCGCAAACGCAACAACACGACACACGCCGCATTCATTGATCCCAATCGAACTTCTAGTACACGCTAGTCCCCCCCACTCCACTCACTCGATCACGCGAGGACATTCATGAAAGATTTACGATCCTTCATCCGCGACATTCCAGACTACCCCAGACCAGGCATCCTGTTTCGAGACATCACTCCGCTGTTGGCTGACGCCGAGGCACTCAGCCGCGCGATTGACGTGATGGCGGAACCGTTCTTGGATGCCGGTGTGGAAGTGGTCGCGGCGGCGGAAGCCCGAGGCTTTATCTTTGGGACCCCCTTGGCGATGCGATTGGGCGCCGGCTTCGTACCGATTCGCAAACCCGGCAAACTGCCTTTTGACCTGCACTCCTTCGCGTACGAACTGGAATACGGCACCGACGAATTGCAGATTCATGTGGATGGCATCAAGCCGGGCCAAAAGGTATTGATCGTCGATGACCTGTTAGCGACCGGTGGGACCATCGAGGCCTGCCTAAGGCTATTGGAAAAATGCGAAGCCAAAATCGTTGGCTGCTCTTTCTTGATCCACCTGGAATCCCTCGGCGGTGCGGCCCGAATGGAACCCTACGATGTTCATGCCGCTTTGCGATATGAAGGCGACGACGAAGAAGACGAACTCAGCATCCAGAATCGCCAACCTGGACCCAGCGTCTAAATGAACGATAGTGAATTCAGGGTACTGATCGTCGATGACGAACCCAACATCCGATCAGGCCTCGCCAAGGGATTGGTAAAAGAAGTCGACAGTATCGAAGTCGCGGCGGATCCCCATGAAGCGTTAGCGAAATTCGAAGAGACCTCACCACACCTCGTCATCGCGGACGTGCGTCTGAACAGCGATATCGATGGGATCGAGCTCGTACGCCGAATGCGCAAGTTGCGTCCTTCGGTCGCCGTGATCGTGATCACCGCCCACGGGACCGTCGAAACCGCAGTCGACGCTATGCGAGCCGGCGCGTTCGACTTCATCGCCAAACCACTCGACCTGAACCTCGTCCGCCAACAAGTCAAGAAAGCACGCCAACACCTCGAGCTGCGTGCCGAGAATGTTCAGCTGCGCAGCCGGTTGGCCGATGCTGGCGAACTGTCAGGAATCATCGGTAACTGCGCCGCCATGCAGGACGTGCTGCACCAAATCCGACAAGTCGCCGCGACCGAAGCCACCGTGATGATTCACGGTGAAAGCGGAACCGGCAAAGAACTCGTCGCCCGCGCATTGCATGATCTCAGTGATCGATCCGACGGCCCATTCGTCGCCGTGAACCTGGGTGCGATGCCTGAAACGCTACTCGAAAGCGAACTGTTCGGACACGAGAAAGGCTCCTTCAGTGGCGCGTCTCGCCAAAAACCAGGCTGCTTCGAACAAGCCGCTGGCGGCACCCTGTTCCTGGATGAGGTGACTGAAATGTCGCCCAAAAGCCAGGTCGATCTGCTGCGGGTTCTGGAGTCAAGACGCTTCAACCGGGTCGGTGGCGAACAAGTTCTCGAAGCGGACGCACGAGTGGTTTCCGCAACCAACAAATCGGTTACCGATTTGATCGAAGAGAACACGTTCCGCGAAGACCTCTACTATCGACTCAATGTCATTCCGATCGAAGTCCCTTCGCTACGTCAAAGACGTGACGACATTCCGCTATTGATCGAACACTTCCTGCAACATTTTTGCACCCGCCATCGACGACCGCTCAAGCACGTTGCATCGGATGCAATGCGAACACTGGTTGCGAATCAATGGCCCGGCAACGTTCGTCAACTTCGCAACTGGGTGGAACGCATGGTCGTCACACATACCGGTGATGTCATCGAAGCAAATCAACTTCCGGCCGAGGTTCAATTGGCAAGCAAACCCAGTTCGGCAAACGCTCGCAGCCTCGCATACAACTCGCTTGCCGAGGCCGTCGAAGCCACCGAACGGGATGTCATTGCGGCAGCCTTAGAAGCGTGTGATTTCCACCGCGAAAACACCGCCAAACGCCTAGGCGTCAGCGTTCGCACGTTGCACTACAAGATGGGCCGTCACGGTCTCCACTAGCGTTTGAGAATTTGGTTTGCCGAAACCGCTGTGAGTTTCATCGGCACTGGGTAGACATTTTTCAATGGGTGAATCAATGGCATCGGTCGAGTCCTTGTTATGCAATTCCTGCGGAGCGCCGTTGGATGTTCCTGCATCGGCTAACTTCGTGAAGTGCAACCATTGCAATACTCAACTGCAGATTCACCGGGAAACCGGAGTCACGTTCACCGAGAATATCGAAAAGCTCGCGAAGACCACTCAAAACTTGACGGATCAAATCGCCAAGCTCACCGCGCAACAGAAGGTCGCGGACCTGGATCGCAACTGGGAACTCGAGCAACAAAATTTCATGATCACCGGAAAGCACGGCAACAAGCGTCTTCCTGACAGTACTGGGGCGGCGATTGGCGGCGTGGTCGTGACCGTCTTTGGCCTCTTCTGGACGATCATGGCCTTTGGGATCACCTCGAACAGTCCTTTTGGCGGCGCCGGTATTTTCCCGTTTTTCGGAATCCTATTCATCGGCTTCGGAATCTTCAGTGCTTTTAGCACCCATCAAAAGGCGGGCGAATACCAACGTGCAAAATCGAAGTACAACCGAGAACGGACCGAAATGCGTCGCCAAGTCGAACAGCACGGCGAAACCCGCTGAGACTGAAAACCGGGGCTGCGCGACACCACACTCTTAAGTGAGGATCAAACCGTTTCGCAATCGAGCAAACTGCCGATCAAAAAAGTCCGGGCACGGCCAGAAGCATCGCCGGTAAGTTGATGTTCCGTTCCGGTATGATCAATGGTCATCGCATCACGCAAACGCCACCAAGCCGCGATCTCGTTCGGCAATGCGCACCAACAGTTGGACAGACCTGTTAGATACTCAAGAAATTCTCGATAGATATCTAATCGCTGAGGCGAGTTCAAGTAGTCCGGGTGAGTAATCACCATTGCCATTCCGGCAAGCTGACGAAGATAGGCCAGTTTATCGATCCAAACTCTTGGCGTCGATTCGCCTAGCGAAACGATCAATGTGTGATCCTGAGGCAAAGTGTAGGGAAGCTCGACAAACTTCCCAGCAATGAACGGCCATACTCCACCTACTCCACCCGCCATCGCCTGAAACGGATCGAAGTCAAAGCAAGAGGCTTCGTAATCGATATCCAAGTCCTGCAACCACTCCAAGTTGCGGTGCGCCATCGGCGACCGGAACCCAGAACTTCCAAAACTCTTGATTGCTTGATTGATCCCATCGGTGCGACGGGTAAAAGTCTGCCTCGACTCGAACAAGCGTCCATCGTGGTTGTAGCCGTGAACCCCAATTTCGTGGCCGCGTTGTTTCAGATCGGCCAGCAATCCGGAATCGACTTTGTACTTATAGGGGACAACGTTCCATGCTGACCGAAAACCATACTCTTCTTCCAGCGCCGCCAACTTGTCGATGGAATCCATGCCCTCTTGTGTCTCGACATCATGCGTCAGAACCGCGGACATCTCATATCCATCGGGCCAAGGATGGATCACCACGCTCTTTCGCTCGGTCTCAACAGCGTTCCTGAAATCGTTAAAAAAGGCTGTTGGTAGATACCAGTTATCTGACAACTTGAAACCTTGGTTTCGTCGACGCTGCAGAAAATGCCGGGCCGGAACCGGGATCAGCGGACGAAGGCGGTAATAAAGCTTGAAGGTACTCGATAACCGAGCCTGCTGACAATCACGATCCAAGTAGTCACGCAGCACCTCACTGACGGCACCGCCAAAGGCAAATCGCGTCTGCGGCGATGGATCGTCCTTGATCCGATCAAGATGGACAGTCGGATCGCTCATGCGACAGCTACTTTCGCCTCACGGATTGGACCACGAACTCGCGGCTGAACGACTTGAAACACAATGGAATCACTATTTTGAAAAAACCGAAAGGGCTTAGGAGGTCTACCTGCGTCTGCGAATTGTAAGAGCTGACACGTTTCAAAGCATCGCCCCATATCCAACTGGCCCCTATCCAACCGGTAGGCATACGTCGGGTGAGCCACATACAGTCCGAGGTATCACGACGTCGCTACTTATCAAGACTAGCTCGAATTTCTTAATCAATGGCGTACCAATTCCGGAGCAAACATTCTTCGTCCGCAGACCAGAACTTTCCGTAGAATGACCTGCGGAAAACCCAACAAACCCCGAGGTCACCCACTCTAGTTCACCAGAACAAGATTCTAGGCTAGCCCGAGCTGAATGCAGTAAGCAGTCGGAAAGGCTGGCGATACAATCCCTACAATCCACCAATTCGTCAAAACGACAACAGTCTCCGCTACGGTCAACAATCTTCACATATTAGTACTGAACTTTGAAGTGTACGGAGAGCCGTGATTATAATTCGACAGTCGGACGAATTGCTTTCCCTCAAAGCGGCTTTCCCCTCCCATTCACGGGGCATTCCGAAATGAGTCGACAACGGACCGCCGCTGTAAGACTGGTGTTTGAAACGAATAGACCAGTACTTCAACCGGCGACCTAGCAAACTCAAAGGGCCTGCCTTGCGACCTCTGCAAACCGAGCAATCCGTTGCGGAAATCGTGTCCGGCGAATAGCAGTTATGAAAGAGTGAATCCTTGCACAACGAACACGTAACAAGATCAAAGGAATACTTGGGTGAGTGAAGCGACCATCGCAATAACGGCGACCTTCACCGCAGAGCCGGTACGTTTGTCGTTATCGAGCTGGCTGCGGTCGTTGAACTATCCGCACGCACTCCAGTTCACTCCCTACGGACAGGTTCTACAGTCGCTCGTTGACCCCACGACCGGCTTGGCGAGTGGGCAAGGCGGAGTCAATATCATCTTGCTACGACTGGAAGACTGGGCGCAGTCAGAACCCAGCCGACTGTCAGAGCGCGGCCTCGAATTCTGCAACGCGGTCATTTCGTTTGCCAATCGGAACGCCTGCCCGATCCTCTTGTGCTTTTGCCCAGAAACACCGCAACTCGACAGCAATATCGCAACTGCAGTCAACCAAGTTCAAAAAGAGATTACCGCAAAGCTCTCGGGACAATCGGGAATCGATATCCTGACACCGAACGACCTGTTCACGACTTATCCGGTTGAAAACTACTTCGATAGCATTGCCAACCGAACGGCCCACGTGCCCTACTCGCCGGAGTTCTACGTGAGCCTGGGCACGATGCTCGCAAGACGGATTGATGCCCTTTTCCGAAAGCCAACCAAGGTGGTCGTCGTCGACTGTGACAACACCTTATGGAGCGGCGTTTGTGGGGAAGTAGGACCGCGAGGAGTTCGTGTTGAAGCAGGCCATGAACAGCTGCAACGGAGACTCATCCAGCTGCGAGAACAAGGTTTACTGATAGCCCTTTGCAGCAAAAACAACGAGGCTGACGTATGGGATGTTTTTCAGCAAAACGAAAAGATGCTGCTGAAACGAGAACACATCACAGCATCAGAAATCAACTGGGATTCCAAGTCGAGCAACCTACGCCGGCTAGCCAATACCCTGCGGCTTTCTACCGACAGCTTTGTATTCCTGGATGACAATCCACTCGAGATTGCAGAGGTCCAAGCCAATTGTCCCGCTGCAGTAGCGATTCGGATCCCGGACTCGAACGAGATCCCATTGTTCCTGGATCATGTCTGGCCGTTCGATCGTTTGGCCGTCACCGAAGACGACCTCAAGCGAAGTGAGCAGTACGAAGTCGAAACCATTCGACAAGCAAGTCGCCAAGAAAGCCCAACCATGCGGCAGTTCCTGGAAACTCTTGAACTGCAGGTTCGATTTAAAGAGGTCAACGAACAGAACTTAGATCGGATCGCCCAACTGACTCAGCGAACCAACCAGTTCAACTCCAGCCTGGTCCGGCGTACCGCTTCGGAGGTTCGCCAACTCCTTGGAGCTTTGAATCAACAGTCCATCGCGGTGGAGGTTTCCGACAAGTTTGGCGATTACGGACTGGTGGGTTTCATCCATTGCGAGTCTCAATCGCAATGCTTGCATGTCAACTCCATCATCTTGAGTTGCCGTGCTCTCGGTCGCGGCGTCGAATATCACATGCTCCGTCACCTGGGACAAA
This genomic stretch from Neorhodopirellula lusitana harbors:
- a CDS encoding serine/threonine-protein kinase, whose amino-acid sequence is MASSQHSETSATASTHLERSTSRRFWVCMALGFLLVMLAPMIWVFGQVNESSKQLCQRALQTVLEGNVARLRLNVLTLKQEAAQLAKNPTVLRLVREGTAQPKPATTDSADGVPDGVPDDIQKLRELFPNLPEANGWVVTNPDGIIIAADSDSRLGERCPWTPLNRSTLQSGKQAVVLPDYASDSSSLGCLFTLAPILSAKERHFEMIGSVGWVVDPRDYLSDLLGTNRTDATCLFDRYGRLLTRSRFEDQLSNLRVDQPTEAQRPWYPTLLRQPGFVSRESGTKLNTETLADRPLTKMADRAIRGSAGSNTQGYRDYRGVTVVGAWRWMPDLRIGIATEIDSSEAFRSINLMKWLIAGTFGALTFAGIGLATLAVLSERLRQRLNDRDEDVRHLGQYELTELLGAGGMGAVYRGKHQFLRRDVAIKVLEGEQLSRQSIARFRREVQLTSNLRHPNTIAIYDYGQAENLSGAKSSSNSDSKPGSDTASSNNKKPPQFEQGVFYYVMEYIDGISLQQLIDFYGPQSPERTIHLLRQICGSIAEAHEAGLIHRDIKPANILLSAKSNTYDHIKVLDFGLVKELNKADDTLAMTMTRSDSMTGTPLYMAPETIRDATQAGPAGDLYSIGAVGYSLLTGKSTYEGESAIDLCLKQLERPPVSPEIRLGRSLPQGLQEIIMKCLSLRPEDRPASIGQLLKSLESLPEASEWNQTDSIDWWENVFEANRQKTPVETKAGTVADRPLEGIS
- a CDS encoding adenine phosphoribosyltransferase, with amino-acid sequence MKDLRSFIRDIPDYPRPGILFRDITPLLADAEALSRAIDVMAEPFLDAGVEVVAAAEARGFIFGTPLAMRLGAGFVPIRKPGKLPFDLHSFAYELEYGTDELQIHVDGIKPGQKVLIVDDLLATGGTIEACLRLLEKCEAKIVGCSFLIHLESLGGAARMEPYDVHAALRYEGDDEEDELSIQNRQPGPSV
- a CDS encoding sigma-54-dependent transcriptional regulator — translated: MNDSEFRVLIVDDEPNIRSGLAKGLVKEVDSIEVAADPHEALAKFEETSPHLVIADVRLNSDIDGIELVRRMRKLRPSVAVIVITAHGTVETAVDAMRAGAFDFIAKPLDLNLVRQQVKKARQHLELRAENVQLRSRLADAGELSGIIGNCAAMQDVLHQIRQVAATEATVMIHGESGTGKELVARALHDLSDRSDGPFVAVNLGAMPETLLESELFGHEKGSFSGASRQKPGCFEQAAGGTLFLDEVTEMSPKSQVDLLRVLESRRFNRVGGEQVLEADARVVSATNKSVTDLIEENTFREDLYYRLNVIPIEVPSLRQRRDDIPLLIEHFLQHFCTRHRRPLKHVASDAMRTLVANQWPGNVRQLRNWVERMVVTHTGDVIEANQLPAEVQLASKPSSANARSLAYNSLAEAVEATERDVIAAALEACDFHRENTAKRLGVSVRTLHYKMGRHGLH
- a CDS encoding enoyl-CoA hydratase/isomerase family protein; the encoded protein is MQHVEVKVHESVATLLIDRPEKHGALSPGLLTDLRQAISDVHQEKRVRAVVLTAHGKSFCSGVDMSVLKAIGDLPDSERLQQWLTYWRELAETCEDMLRFPKPIVAAVDGHAIGAGFAIALACDMIVASDRAVFSAQAVRHGLVGGITAALLAFRTQASLAARMSLTGTEMLADEAESVGLLCRPPVASEQVWIAATEVAKQASVGSPQAIQATKRLINETIGETLMTQISAAAADSATACTTESATKGIDAFASKNTPSW
- a CDS encoding EamA family transporter, whose translation is MVLSLASASLLGVYDVAKKVSVRENAVPIVLLMSVSVGATIWSAMLIYQSLAGNQSLPAWLAVDPITWAGHGLLAMKAVLVGTSWTLAFHALKALPLSIAAPIRSTSPLWTLLLAVSYLGERPTGQQWAGIAVVLISFWAMSVVGRKEGIRFSTNRAVFVMIGATVLGAVSSIYDKVLLQEYEFSPATVQAWFSVYLLPVMIPMAWKWWRDRQRPDTDQAAHAFEFRVSILWISPLLLAADMAYFTALADPDALVSIVSALRRTSVLVALVAGSRMIGEQNLKRKAVCVSGILFGVFLLLL
- the acs gene encoding acetate--CoA ligase; this encodes MSKSSESGSIDHILTEDRLFAPPAEFTDKAVISTNEQYEKLYAEARDNPDKFWGEQGKEHLHWFEPFDQVCKWEAPNAEWFVGGKTNACYNCVDAHVEAGRGDKLAIIWEGEPGDTRTLTYRQLQTEVAKCAEGLVELGVTTGDVVSIYMPMTPELAIAMLACARIGAIHSVVFAGFSAESIADRNNDASAKLMITSDGLYRRGKVLPLKRTVDEALAKSPTVKTCLVLRRTGGDDTPMQDGRDVWWHDAIDKQPGTLPATPLDSETPLFILYTSGSTGKPKGILHTTAGYNLWAKRTFQWVFDHREDDIYWCTADCGWITGHSYIVYGPLAAGATCLMYEGAPNFPAEDRFWDLVEKYKVTILYTAPTAVRAFIKWGDEHVDKHDLSSLRLLGSVGEGINPEAWMWYHEKIGGGKCPIVDTWWQTETGGIMMSPLPGITPTKPGSCTKPLPGVVPAIVDEIGNLVDSQSGGKLCIAQPWPGMLRGIYGDDKRFVEQYWADVPGKYLTGDNARRDQDGYYWIMGRIDDVINVSGHRLSTIEVESALVSHPNVCEAAVVGRPDDLKGQAIAAFVTTTGRECNDEFLKELKMHVRKQIGALAQPDDIRFTSSLPKTRSGKIMRRLLRDVAAGRELAGDTSTLEDLASLAKLQQKD
- a CDS encoding zinc finger domain-containing protein, with the translated sequence MGESMASVESLLCNSCGAPLDVPASANFVKCNHCNTQLQIHRETGVTFTENIEKLAKTTQNLTDQIAKLTAQQKVADLDRNWELEQQNFMITGKHGNKRLPDSTGAAIGGVVVTVFGLFWTIMAFGITSNSPFGGAGIFPFFGILFIGFGIFSAFSTHQKAGEYQRAKSKYNRERTEMRRQVEQHGETR
- a CDS encoding polysaccharide deacetylase family protein; translation: MSDPTVHLDRIKDDPSPQTRFAFGGAVSEVLRDYLDRDCQQARLSSTFKLYYRLRPLIPVPARHFLQRRRNQGFKLSDNWYLPTAFFNDFRNAVETERKSVVIHPWPDGYEMSAVLTHDVETQEGMDSIDKLAALEEEYGFRSAWNVVPYKYKVDSGLLADLKQRGHEIGVHGYNHDGRLFESRQTFTRRTDGINQAIKSFGSSGFRSPMAHRNLEWLQDLDIDYEASCFDFDPFQAMAGGVGGVWPFIAGKFVELPYTLPQDHTLIVSLGESTPRVWIDKLAYLRQLAGMAMVITHPDYLNSPQRLDIYREFLEYLTGLSNCWCALPNEIAAWWRLRDAMTIDHTGTEHQLTGDASGRARTFLIGSLLDCETV